Proteins found in one Ptychodera flava strain L36383 chromosome 3, AS_Pfla_20210202, whole genome shotgun sequence genomic segment:
- the LOC139130145 gene encoding uncharacterized protein — translation MTQIKSKNSKLLDEIRPTSQRSTPGHQTSGLTKTAVNQKEFNDDGQAMQDPTIVEIEERQSGTLGVEVSTSYGNAANGTSMQDVEEEFDRHEGSRPINEGIGGVLTSPDRNLEVTKIDKGSLRYVMKCRSLDALEALWSEYMSGRLDKTIHSTIITPTLLSKIQAHYLTLDIYIPVQEYLLCKREIPLLTGSVSKPSRRHSVTAAAELQTVKSKDSTLSQTVESLSLMGPKIQIRDSKTSCDVLGRDDFRIKDLHHLRTTFATKHDKLWLDVKVEEIKYGLSKRTRDRLWTNRQTEISSLSREQDGAVSEFVQLKIHSSQYSSQRKAVLHEAGQKLMTQREFATSQATPVKEKFEATNEVYNEMQSDLERVNKGYPVKESVLEVFGEGSMPGQLNVAVGIYIKNNGQWVICDGDNHRVQVIDPIKLCCDLILQFHAFPNPFNPWNVTVDEDNDQYFMSDGGNGQVVVSSGQSKILNCFGRKEGIDPRGICLSPDGFIFIGDMNGYVRKYNKSGEHIARTEKGQVIQPWDLIVNKKWIFVSDGGIGRNCVHVLNHQMQSIRDIGKGHLKGQWVCVLITNKMAYMFVITME, via the exons ATGActcaaataaaatcaaaaaactCAAAGTTACTAGACGAGATTAGACCAACATCACAACGATCAACTCCTGGGCACCAAACATCAGGTTTGACCAAAACAG CAGTAAACCAAAAAGAGTTCAATGACGATGGACAGGCCATGCAAGACCCCACTATCGTGGAGATAGAAGAACGACAAAGTG GTACACTCGGAGTGGAAGTCAGTACTTCATATGGAAATGCTGCAAATGGCACATCTATGCAAGATGTTGAAGAGGAGTTTGACCGACACGAGGGAAGCAGACCCATAAACGAAGGGATAGGAGGTGTTCTAACCAGTCCAGACAGAAACTTAGAAGTGACGAAAATTGACAAGGGAAGTCTCCGTTACGTGATGAAATGCCGATCACTCGACGCACTGGAAGCCCTGTGGAGTGAGTACATGAGTGGACGACTGGACAAAACCATCCATTCTACAATCATCACACCAACACTACTCAGCAAGATTCAAGCTCACTACCTAACCCTTGATATCTACATTCCAGTACAGGAGTATTTACTCTGTAAGAGGGAAATACCACTCTTGACAG GTTCAGTGTCAAAGCCATCTCGTCGACACAGTGTTACTGCAGCAGCTGAACTCCAGACTGTGAAAAGTAAGGATTCTACCCTAAGCCAAACGGTTGAGAGTCTAAGTCTGATGGGGCCAAAGATACAGATACGGGACAGCAAAACCAGCTGTGATGTACTGGGTAGAGATGATTTCCGTATTAAGGACTTGCATCACTTGAGAACGACTTTTGCAACAAAGCATGACAAACTCTGGCTGGACGTCAAAGTAGAAGAAATCAAGTACGGTCTGTCAAAAAGAACGAGAGACAGACTTTGGACTAATCGCCAAACGGAAATTAGTTCTTTAAGCAGGGAGCAGGATGGTGCTGTCTCTGAGTTTGTTCAGCTGAAAATACACTCCAGTCAATACTCCAGTCAGCGTAAAGCAGTCCTACATGAAGCTGGACAAAAACTGATGACGCAGAGGGAATTTGCCACCAGCCAGGCTACACCTGTGAAGGAAAAGTTTGAAGCAACAAATGAGGTCTATAATGAGATGCAGAGTGATCTAGAACGTGTTAACAAAG GTTATCCGGTCAAGGAAAGTGTCCTGGAAGTGTTTGGGGAAGGATCAATGCCGGGACAACTTAATGTGGCCGTGGGAATATACATCAAGAACAACGGTCAATGGGTTATATGTGATGGAGACAATCATAGAGTTCAGGTTATTGATCCAATCAAACTCTGCTGTGATCTCATCTTACAATTCCATGCATTCCCAAATCCATTTAATCCATGGAATGTCACAGTGGATGAAGACAATGACCAATACTTTATGAGTGATGGAGGGAATGGCCAAGTTGTGGTGAGTTCTGGACAAAGCAagattttaaactgttttggACGCAAAGAAGGAATTGATCCAAGAGGTATCTGCTTGAGTCCTGATGGTTTTATATTCATTGGTGACATGAATGGATATgtgagaaaatataataaatctggTGAACACATTGCAAGAACTGAAAAAGGACAAGTCATTCAACCCTGGGATCTGATTGTGAATAAGAAATGGATTTTTGTATCAGATGGAGGCATTGGCAGGAattgtgttcatgttttgaatcaccagatgcaaagtataagagacattggcaagggacacttaaagggccagtgggtttgtgttttgatcaccaacaagatggcatatatgtttgtgattaCGATGGAATAG